A portion of the Bombus pascuorum chromosome 8, iyBomPasc1.1, whole genome shotgun sequence genome contains these proteins:
- the LOC132910131 gene encoding KRR1 small subunit processome component homolog, which yields MNYLEQEDGPKVTGTVDNAWSLKIPSFKPQDNPHRLLEESSFGTLFPKYRERYLKEHWPLIQKSLDEHAIKAELDLIEGSMCVKTTRKTWDPYIIIKARDMLKLMSRSVPFEQARRVLQDDIGSDIIKISSFVRNREKFVKRRQRLIGPKGCTLKSIELLTNCYVIVQGQTVAALGPYKGLVQVRRIVEDTMKNIHPIYNIKALMIKRELARDPKLKNENWERFLPKFNSKNISKRKQPRNRRQQKPYTPFPPPQQESKIDKMIASGEYFLKEEQRIAKRKREQDIRHQEAEKKRQERRAEAFVPPEEQPKEKKEQNNEINLDEFKDKVKKALKKRGGQS from the coding sequence ATGAACTATTTGGAACAAGAAGACGGCCCCAAAGTAACGGGGACAGTGGACAATGCCTGGTCGTTAAAAATCCCATCTTTTAAGCCCCAGGATAATCCACATCGTTTACTCGAAGAAAGTTCGTTCGGAACTTTGTTTCCAAAATATAGAGAACGATATTTAAAGGAACATTGGCCATTAATTCAAAAATCGTTGGATGAACATGCAATCAAGGCCGAATTGGACCTCATCGAAGGTAGTATGTGTGTGAAGACCACCAGAAAAACTTGGGATCCGTATATCATAATTAAAGCTCGTGACATGCTCAAACTCATGTCCAGATCTGTTCCTTTTGAGCAAGCAAGGAGAGTACTTCAAGACGATATTGGCTCAGATATCATAAAGATATCATCTTTTgtaagaaacagagaaaagtTTGTCAAGAGACGACAGAGGCTCATAGGACCAAAAGGATGTACCTTGAAATCCATCGAATTGTTAACAAATTGTTATGTCATTGTACAAGGACAGACAGTGGCTGCATTGGGTCCTTACAAAGGTCTTGTTCAAGTGAGGCGCATTGTGGAAGAtactatgaaaaatattcatcctATTTACAACATTAAAGCATTGATGATTAAGAGAGAGTTGGCAAGAGATCCAAaactaaaaaatgaaaattgggAAAGATTTTTGCCTAAATTCAACAGCAAGAATATTAGCAAGAGGAAGCAACCTAGGAATAGGAGACAACAGAAACCGTATACTCCGTTCCCACCCCCACAACAGGAGAGCAAGATAGACAAGATGATAGCTTCCGGAGAATATTTCTTGAAGGAGGAGCAAAGGATAgccaagagaaagagagaacagGATATCAGGCACCAGGAGGCTGAGAAGAAGAGACAAGAGCGCAGAGCAGAAGCATTTGTACCTCCCGAAGAGCaaccgaaagaaaagaaagaacagaaTAATGAGATAAACTTGGATGAGTTTAAAGACAAAGTTAAAAAGGCCCTGAAAAAACGTGGTGGCCAGTCATAG